A stretch of the Streptomyces sp. WMMB303 genome encodes the following:
- a CDS encoding inorganic phosphate transporter, which produces MDTFALIVTVGVALFFTYTNGFHDSANAIATSVSTRALTPRAALAMAAVMNLAGAFLGSGVAKTVSEGLIETPHGDSGMAILFAGLVGAIVWNLITWYYGLPSSSSHALFGGLVGAALAGSIAVHWWGVFGKIVVPMFLSPLVGLLVGYLVMCAIMWMFRRANPHRAKRGFRIAQTVSAAGMALGHGLQDAQKTMGVVVMALTIADVQQHNEIPIWVKFASAAMLSLGTYAGGWRIMRTLGRRIIELDPPQGFAAETTAASVMYSASFMFHAPISTTHVITSAIMGVGATKRVSAVRWGVAKNIILGWFITMPAAAFSAAVIYWAIKLVFG; this is translated from the coding sequence GTGGACACCTTCGCGCTGATCGTGACCGTCGGTGTCGCGCTCTTTTTCACGTATACGAACGGCTTCCACGACTCCGCGAACGCCATCGCGACGTCGGTCTCCACCCGGGCGCTGACCCCGCGTGCTGCCCTGGCCATGGCTGCGGTGATGAACCTCGCGGGCGCCTTCCTCGGCAGCGGCGTCGCCAAGACCGTGAGCGAGGGGCTGATCGAGACCCCGCACGGCGACAGCGGCATGGCCATCCTGTTCGCCGGCCTGGTCGGTGCCATCGTCTGGAACCTCATCACCTGGTATTACGGACTGCCCTCGTCCTCCAGCCACGCTCTCTTCGGCGGTCTGGTGGGCGCGGCGCTGGCCGGCAGCATCGCGGTGCACTGGTGGGGGGTCTTCGGGAAGATCGTCGTCCCGATGTTCCTCTCGCCGCTGGTCGGTCTGCTCGTCGGCTATCTGGTGATGTGCGCCATCATGTGGATGTTCCGCAGGGCGAACCCGCACCGGGCCAAGCGGGGATTCCGCATCGCGCAGACCGTCTCGGCGGCCGGGATGGCGCTCGGACACGGCCTCCAGGACGCGCAGAAGACCATGGGCGTGGTCGTCATGGCGCTCACCATCGCCGATGTGCAGCAGCACAACGAGATCCCGATCTGGGTCAAGTTCGCCAGCGCCGCCATGCTGTCGCTGGGCACCTACGCGGGCGGGTGGCGCATCATGCGGACCCTGGGCCGGCGGATCATCGAACTCGACCCGCCGCAGGGTTTCGCGGCCGAGACCACCGCGGCCTCCGTGATGTACTCCGCGTCCTTCATGTTCCACGCGCCCATCTCGACCACCCACGTGATCACTTCGGCGATCATGGGTGTCGGCGCCACCAAGCGGGTCAGCGCGGTGCGCTGGGGAGTCGCGAAGAACATCATCCTCGGCTGGTTCATCACCATGCCGGCCGCCGCCTTCTCGGCGGCGGTGATCTACTGGGCGATCAAACTCGTCTTCGGCTGA
- the pstA gene encoding phosphate ABC transporter permease PstA: MSRTAVADAPVDRAAPPVSTLRQPRLPRWAPLGLAAVAAVLGIGIGLVGGLDSRLQWGLIAAVLYLGLTAVLAGTVEGTRQAKDRLASSLIWVCFLLAVVPLASLLWETLVRGAKVLDGYFLTHSMSGVITLEPGGGVYHALIGTLEQVGLATVISAPLGLLTAVYLVEYGTGRLAKAITFFVDVMTGIPSIVAGLFILSFWIIILDFGYSGFAGAMALAILMMPIVVRSTEEMLKLVPNELREASLALGVPKWKTIIKVVLPTAIGGITTGIMLAVARIAGESAPILLLVFGSAEINNNPFDGAQSSLPYFIYEQWALGNEASYDRAWAAALVLIAFVMILNLVARGIARWKAPKH, translated from the coding sequence ATGAGCCGGACCGCTGTGGCCGACGCCCCCGTCGACAGGGCGGCACCGCCGGTGAGCACCCTGCGGCAGCCGCGGCTGCCACGCTGGGCGCCGCTCGGCCTGGCCGCCGTCGCCGCCGTGCTCGGCATCGGAATCGGACTGGTGGGCGGACTGGACAGCCGCCTGCAGTGGGGACTGATCGCCGCCGTCCTCTACCTCGGCCTCACCGCGGTGCTCGCGGGCACCGTGGAGGGGACCAGGCAGGCCAAGGACCGGCTGGCGTCCAGCCTCATCTGGGTCTGCTTCCTGCTGGCCGTCGTCCCGCTGGCCTCCCTGCTGTGGGAGACCCTCGTCCGCGGCGCGAAGGTCCTGGACGGCTACTTCCTGACCCACTCCATGAGCGGAGTGATCACACTGGAGCCGGGCGGCGGCGTCTACCACGCCCTGATCGGCACCCTGGAGCAGGTCGGCCTGGCCACCGTGATCTCGGCGCCGCTCGGGCTGCTGACCGCGGTCTACCTGGTCGAGTACGGCACCGGCAGGCTGGCCAAGGCCATCACCTTCTTCGTGGACGTCATGACCGGCATCCCCTCGATCGTCGCCGGTCTGTTCATCCTCTCGTTCTGGATCATCATTCTCGACTTCGGCTACTCCGGCTTCGCGGGCGCCATGGCGCTGGCGATCCTGATGATGCCGATCGTCGTGCGCTCGACGGAGGAGATGCTCAAGCTCGTCCCCAACGAGCTGCGCGAGGCGTCGCTGGCGCTGGGCGTACCGAAGTGGAAGACGATCATCAAGGTCGTGCTGCCGACCGCGATCGGCGGCATCACCACCGGCATCATGCTCGCCGTCGCGCGCATCGCCGGTGAGTCGGCCCCGATCCTGCTGCTGGTCTTCGGCTCCGCCGAGATCAACAACAACCCCTTCGACGGCGCGCAGTCCTCGCTCCCGTACTTCATCTACGAGCAGTGGGCCCTCGGCAACGAGGCGTCCTACGACCGCGCCTGGGCAGCCGCCCTCGTCCTGATCGCCTTCGTGATGATCCTCAACCTGGTCGCCCGCGGCATCGCCCGCTGGAAGGCCCCCAAGCACTAA
- a CDS encoding bifunctional lytic transglycosylase/C40 family peptidase: MAVGGGGGLLSLFVALLVVGTYAASASLLAGGGAVSLAKGAVPAAYAELIQKWGNKCPALNPALLAAQLKQESGFNPDAQSPAKAQGIAQFIPATWATHGLDANGDGKRDVHDPEDAIPSAANYDCKLASNVKDVAGNATDNMLAAYNAGPYAVIKYGGVPPYSETKNYVATIRRMEQSFAAPTGRLSPTKQGAGAISFAQSKLGTPYLWGGNGTAAQGGRFDCSGLTKAAYAKVGVELPRVANDQYDAGPHPKRGELLPGDLVFFASDLTNSRSIHHVGIYVGGGKMINAPYTGAKIRYDPIDTPDYFGATRPSAG; encoded by the coding sequence CTGGCGGTCGGTGGTGGAGGGGGGCTGTTGTCCCTGTTCGTCGCGCTGCTGGTGGTGGGTACCTACGCGGCCTCGGCGAGCCTGCTGGCCGGGGGTGGCGCCGTCTCCCTCGCCAAGGGGGCCGTGCCGGCCGCCTACGCGGAGCTCATCCAGAAGTGGGGCAACAAGTGCCCGGCGCTCAACCCGGCGCTGCTGGCCGCGCAGCTCAAGCAGGAGAGCGGGTTCAACCCCGATGCGCAGAGCCCGGCGAAGGCGCAGGGGATAGCCCAGTTCATCCCGGCCACCTGGGCGACGCACGGGCTGGACGCCAACGGGGACGGCAAGCGGGATGTGCACGATCCGGAGGACGCCATCCCGTCGGCGGCGAACTATGACTGCAAGCTCGCCTCGAACGTCAAGGACGTGGCCGGAAACGCCACGGACAACATGCTGGCCGCGTACAACGCGGGTCCGTACGCGGTGATCAAGTACGGCGGGGTGCCTCCCTACAGCGAGACGAAGAACTACGTGGCCACCATCCGCAGGATGGAGCAGAGTTTCGCCGCACCCACCGGTCGGCTCAGCCCCACCAAGCAGGGTGCGGGAGCGATCAGCTTCGCGCAGAGCAAGCTGGGCACCCCGTATCTGTGGGGCGGCAACGGTACGGCGGCGCAGGGCGGCCGGTTCGACTGCTCCGGTCTGACGAAGGCGGCGTACGCGAAGGTGGGTGTCGAACTGCCGCGGGTGGCCAACGACCAGTACGACGCCGGTCCGCACCCCAAGCGCGGTGAACTCCTCCCCGGGGACCTGGTGTTCTTCGCCTCCGACCTGACCAACTCCCGCTCCATCCACCATGTGGGCATCTATGTCGGGGGTGGCAAGATGATCAACGCTCCCTATACGGGGGCCAAGATTCGCTACGACCCCATCGACACTCCTGACTACTTCGGGGCGACCCGGCCGAGCGCCGGGTGA
- a CDS encoding phosphatase PAP2 family protein: protein MALWDNPDVELLYEINGLAKDAPAWADRVMEYIGEYGIAAGLVVLALWAWWGVTRKRESREEALGGFAGLIWSPVAALIALALNIPIRGLVERPRPFLEHKSVEPLVAGKTDFSFVSDHATLTMAIAVGLFMVQRKPGLVAIALALLEGFCRVYMGVHYPTDVIGGLALGTAVALLLAPVAMWALTPVVRGAARNSRLETLLWAGAAAAAVGAAGSRAVGRRRSREEPRRTGDRDLAA, encoded by the coding sequence ATGGCACTCTGGGACAACCCTGATGTCGAACTGCTCTACGAGATCAACGGGCTGGCCAAGGACGCACCCGCCTGGGCCGACCGGGTCATGGAGTACATCGGGGAGTACGGCATCGCCGCTGGACTCGTCGTACTGGCCCTGTGGGCCTGGTGGGGCGTGACGCGCAAGCGGGAGAGCAGGGAGGAGGCACTCGGCGGCTTCGCCGGACTCATCTGGTCCCCGGTGGCGGCGCTGATCGCGCTCGCGCTCAACATCCCCATCCGTGGCCTGGTGGAGCGGCCGAGACCCTTCCTGGAGCACAAGAGCGTGGAGCCCCTCGTCGCGGGCAAGACGGACTTCTCCTTCGTGAGCGACCACGCCACGCTCACCATGGCCATCGCCGTCGGCCTCTTCATGGTCCAGCGCAAGCCCGGTCTCGTCGCGATCGCGCTGGCCCTCCTGGAGGGTTTCTGCCGCGTCTACATGGGAGTGCACTACCCCACCGACGTCATCGGCGGACTCGCCCTGGGCACCGCCGTGGCGCTGCTCCTCGCCCCCGTCGCGATGTGGGCCCTGACCCCGGTGGTGCGGGGCGCGGCCCGGAACTCGCGCCTGGAGACGCTGCTGTGGGCGGGTGCCGCTGCTGCCGCGGTGGGTGCCGCGGGCAGCCGGGCGGTGGGCCGCCGCCGCAGCCGTGAGGAGCCGCGCCGTACCGGGGACCGTGACCTGGCCGCCTGA
- a CDS encoding metal-sensitive transcriptional regulator produces the protein MTSPQSTPDTAETVTPNTDPAGPAGSDAATTAPGTVAQATSQCCSAHAATGEHGYTKHKEAHVKRLRRIEGQIRGLQRMVDEDVYCIDILTQVSASTKALQSFALQLLEEHLRHCVAHAALDGGAEMDAKVEEATAAIARLLRT, from the coding sequence ATGACGTCGCCGCAGAGCACACCGGACACAGCGGAGACCGTGACGCCGAACACGGACCCGGCCGGTCCGGCGGGCTCCGACGCCGCGACGACAGCCCCCGGGACCGTGGCCCAGGCCACCTCGCAGTGCTGCTCGGCCCACGCGGCCACCGGCGAGCACGGCTACACCAAGCACAAGGAAGCCCACGTCAAGCGGCTGCGCCGGATCGAGGGCCAGATCCGCGGCCTGCAGCGCATGGTGGACGAGGACGTCTACTGCATCGACATACTCACCCAGGTCTCCGCATCCACCAAGGCCCTGCAGTCCTTCGCGCTCCAGCTCCTCGAGGAGCACCTGCGGCACTGCGTCGCCCACGCCGCGCTGGACGGCGGCGCCGAGATGGACGCCAAGGTCGAGGAGGCCACCGCCGCCATCGCCCGCCTGCTGCGCACCTGA
- the pstB gene encoding phosphate ABC transporter ATP-binding protein PstB, whose translation MAKRIDVSGLSAYYGSFRAIDDISMTVEPRSVTAFIGPSGCGKSTFLRTLNRMHEVTNGGRVEGKVMLDDEDLYGAGVDPVSVRRTVGMVFQRPNPFPTMSIYENVAAGLRLNGDHRKKDLDEVVERSLKGANLWNEVKDRLNRPGSGLSGGQQQRLCIARAIAVEPQVLLMDEPCSALDPISTLAIEDLIGELKSRFTIVIVTHNMQQAARVSDRTAFFNLAEVGAPGKLVEIDDTERIFSNPTVQATEDYISGRFG comes from the coding sequence ATGGCCAAGCGCATCGACGTCAGCGGCCTCTCCGCCTACTACGGCAGCTTCCGCGCCATCGACGACATCTCCATGACCGTGGAGCCCCGCTCCGTGACGGCCTTCATCGGCCCCTCCGGCTGCGGCAAGTCCACCTTTCTGCGCACCCTCAACCGGATGCACGAGGTCACCAACGGCGGCCGCGTCGAGGGGAAGGTGATGCTGGACGACGAGGACCTGTACGGCGCGGGCGTCGACCCCGTCTCCGTGCGCCGCACCGTCGGCATGGTCTTCCAGCGGCCCAACCCCTTCCCGACCATGTCGATCTACGAGAACGTCGCGGCGGGACTGCGGCTCAACGGCGACCACCGCAAGAAGGACCTCGACGAGGTCGTCGAGCGCTCCCTCAAGGGCGCCAACCTGTGGAACGAGGTCAAGGACCGGCTGAACCGTCCCGGTTCGGGCCTCTCCGGCGGGCAGCAGCAGCGGCTGTGCATCGCCCGGGCCATCGCCGTCGAACCGCAGGTGCTGCTGATGGACGAGCCCTGCTCGGCGCTCGACCCGATCTCCACCCTCGCGATCGAGGACCTGATCGGCGAGCTGAAGTCGCGCTTCACCATCGTGATCGTGACGCACAACATGCAGCAGGCGGCGCGCGTTTCCGACCGCACCGCCTTCTTCAACCTCGCCGAGGTGGGCGCCCCCGGGAAGCTCGTCGAGATCGACGACACGGAGCGCATCTTCTCCAACCCGACCGTCCAGGCCACCGAGGACTACATCTCCGGCCGCTTCGGCTGA
- a CDS encoding class I SAM-dependent methyltransferase, translating into MDIVNPALDDYLLAHCTPADDILRDLVEETHARVPDYPTMQITHDEGEFLTMLVRLTGARTAVEIGVFTGYSSLCIARGLPADGRLIACDVSEEWTSIARRYWERAGLADRIELHLAPAADTLADLPQEPFVDFAFIDADKVGYPAYYEALVPLLRPGGLIVLDNVLRGGRVVDPAAQDDADLAIRRINDTITADARMESVMLPLRDGVTLARKRA; encoded by the coding sequence ATGGACATCGTGAACCCCGCCCTCGACGACTACCTACTGGCCCACTGCACGCCGGCCGACGACATCCTGCGCGACCTCGTCGAGGAGACCCACGCGCGAGTGCCGGACTACCCCACCATGCAGATCACGCACGACGAGGGCGAATTCCTCACCATGCTCGTGCGACTCACCGGCGCCAGGACCGCGGTCGAGATCGGCGTGTTCACCGGATACTCCTCCCTCTGCATCGCCCGCGGCCTGCCCGCCGACGGCCGGCTGATCGCCTGCGACGTCTCCGAGGAGTGGACGTCCATCGCCCGCCGCTACTGGGAGCGCGCCGGCCTCGCCGACCGCATCGAACTGCACCTCGCCCCGGCCGCCGACACCCTGGCCGACCTGCCCCAGGAGCCGTTCGTGGACTTCGCGTTCATCGACGCGGACAAGGTCGGCTACCCGGCGTACTACGAGGCGCTGGTGCCCCTGCTGCGCCCCGGTGGGCTGATCGTGCTGGACAACGTGCTGCGCGGCGGCAGGGTCGTCGACCCCGCCGCCCAGGACGACGCGGACCTGGCCATCCGCCGGATCAACGACACCATCACCGCGGACGCCCGCATGGAGTCCGTCATGCTCCCCCTCCGCGACGGCGTCACCCTGGCCCGCAAGCGCGCCTGA
- the pstC gene encoding phosphate ABC transporter permease subunit PstC — MATETPPATAASAKGATRKGDRIFLGLSRGSGITLLAIMAAIAVFLTWRAALAIGADEANFLTSFEWDANADPPRFGIAVLAFGTVVSSLLAMVLAVPVAVGIALFISHYAPRKLAAPLGYVIDLLAAVPSIVYGLWGALFLVPHLTGLYTWLDTYLGWTGLFTYHGGAARSLFTVGILLAIMILPIVTNVSREVFRQSPKMQEEAALALGATRWEVIRMSVLPFGRSGIISASMLGLGRALGETMAVATVLSPSFLIKASLLEPGGGTFAQNIAAGFKEAGSTGRDALIASGLVLFIITLLVNGAARLIIARRKEYSGANA; from the coding sequence ATGGCTACCGAAACCCCTCCCGCGACAGCGGCCTCCGCGAAGGGCGCCACTCGCAAGGGTGACCGAATATTCCTCGGGCTCTCCCGGGGATCCGGGATCACCCTTCTGGCGATCATGGCCGCGATCGCCGTCTTCCTGACCTGGCGGGCAGCGCTCGCCATCGGCGCCGACGAGGCCAACTTCCTCACCAGCTTCGAGTGGGACGCCAATGCGGACCCGCCCCGCTTCGGCATCGCCGTCCTCGCGTTCGGCACCGTCGTCAGCTCCCTCCTCGCGATGGTGCTCGCGGTGCCGGTGGCCGTCGGCATCGCCCTGTTCATCTCGCACTACGCGCCGCGCAAGCTGGCGGCGCCGCTCGGCTACGTCATCGACCTGCTGGCCGCCGTCCCCTCGATCGTGTACGGCCTGTGGGGTGCGCTCTTCCTCGTTCCGCACCTGACCGGCCTCTACACCTGGCTGGACACCTACCTCGGCTGGACCGGGCTCTTCACCTACCACGGCGGCGCCGCCCGCTCCCTCTTCACGGTCGGCATCCTGCTCGCGATCATGATTCTGCCGATCGTCACCAACGTCTCCCGCGAGGTCTTCCGGCAGTCGCCGAAGATGCAGGAGGAGGCGGCCCTCGCACTGGGCGCCACCCGGTGGGAGGTCATCCGCATGTCGGTGCTGCCCTTCGGCCGCTCCGGCATCATCAGCGCCTCCATGCTGGGCCTCGGCCGGGCGCTGGGCGAGACGATGGCCGTCGCCACGGTCCTCTCCCCCAGCTTCCTGATCAAGGCCAGCCTGCTGGAGCCCGGCGGCGGCACCTTCGCGCAGAACATCGCCGCCGGCTTCAAGGAGGCCGGTTCCACGGGCCGGGACGCACTGATCGCCTCCGGCCTGGTCCTCTTCATCATCACCCTGCTGGTCAACGGTGCGGCCCGGCTGATCATCGCGCGCCGCAAGGAGTACTCGGGAGCGAACGCATGA
- a CDS encoding DUF47 family protein, whose translation MRFRLTPRETSFYDMFAASADNIVTGSKLLMELLGAESSARTEIAERMRAAEHAGDDATHAIFHQLNSSFITPFDREDIYNLASSLDDIMDFMEEAVDLVVLYQIEELPKGVEQQIEVLSRAAELTAEAMPNLRTMDNLTEYWIEVNRLENQADQIHRKLLAHLFNGKYDAIEVMKLKQVVDVLEEAADAFEHVANTVETITVKES comes from the coding sequence GTGCGCTTTCGTCTGACCCCCAGGGAGACGAGCTTCTACGACATGTTCGCGGCCTCCGCGGACAACATCGTGACCGGCTCCAAGCTCCTCATGGAACTGCTCGGCGCTGAATCCTCCGCGCGCACCGAGATCGCTGAACGGATGCGCGCGGCGGAGCACGCGGGGGACGACGCGACGCACGCGATCTTCCACCAGCTCAACTCCTCCTTCATCACGCCGTTCGACCGCGAGGACATCTACAACCTGGCGTCCTCCCTCGACGACATCATGGACTTCATGGAGGAGGCCGTCGACCTCGTCGTCCTCTACCAGATCGAAGAGCTCCCCAAGGGGGTCGAGCAGCAGATCGAGGTGCTGTCGCGGGCCGCCGAGCTGACCGCCGAGGCCATGCCGAACCTGCGGACGATGGACAACCTCACCGAGTACTGGATCGAGGTCAATCGGCTGGAGAACCAGGCCGACCAGATCCACCGCAAGCTGCTGGCCCATCTGTTCAACGGCAAGTACGACGCCATCGAGGTCATGAAGCTCAAGCAGGTCGTGGACGTGCTGGAGGAGGCCGCCGACGCGTTCGAGCACGTGGCCAACACCGTCGAGACCATCACGGTCAAGGAGTCCTGA
- the pstS gene encoding phosphate ABC transporter substrate-binding protein PstS, with amino-acid sequence MKLQRTLRLRTAAVGALTVCGALALSACGSDDNSGGSGSDTTKAASKIKCEGEGNLLASGSSAQKNAMDIWTQTYQSACGNTQINYKPTGSGAGIQEFLQGKTAFAGSDSALKPDEVAKSKKVCKGGQGIDLPMVGGPIAVTYHLEGVDGLVLDADTLAKIFDSKITKWNDPAIKKLNPDAKLPGKKIQAFHRSDESGTTDNFTKYLNTAAPSSWKHEPEKAWAGKGGQGADGSSGIATNVKQNDGSIGYAELSYATGNDLDTVKLDTGAAEPVDATADNASKAIADAKVVGQGKDLSLELNYKTESEGAYPIVLVTYEIACDKGNKKESLDATKSFLKYTASEDGQKALKEKGYAPIPDEIITKVRSTIDGLS; translated from the coding sequence GTGAAGCTTCAGCGCACACTCCGGCTCCGCACCGCCGCCGTCGGCGCCCTCACGGTCTGTGGCGCCCTGGCCCTGAGCGCCTGCGGCTCGGACGACAACTCCGGCGGCTCCGGCAGCGACACGACGAAGGCGGCCAGCAAGATCAAGTGCGAGGGTGAGGGCAACCTCCTCGCCTCCGGCTCCAGCGCCCAGAAGAACGCCATGGACATCTGGACGCAGACCTACCAGTCCGCCTGCGGCAACACTCAGATCAACTACAAGCCCACCGGATCCGGCGCGGGCATCCAGGAGTTCCTGCAGGGCAAGACGGCCTTCGCGGGCTCCGACTCGGCGCTCAAGCCGGACGAGGTCGCCAAGTCCAAGAAGGTCTGCAAGGGCGGCCAGGGCATCGATCTGCCGATGGTCGGCGGCCCGATCGCGGTCACCTACCACCTGGAAGGCGTCGACGGCCTGGTGCTGGACGCGGACACGCTGGCCAAGATCTTCGACTCGAAGATCACCAAGTGGAACGACCCCGCGATCAAGAAGCTCAACCCGGACGCGAAGCTCCCCGGCAAGAAGATCCAGGCCTTCCACCGGTCCGACGAGTCGGGCACCACGGACAACTTCACCAAGTACCTCAACACCGCCGCACCCTCCTCCTGGAAGCACGAGCCGGAGAAGGCCTGGGCGGGCAAGGGCGGCCAGGGCGCCGACGGCTCCTCCGGCATCGCCACCAACGTCAAGCAGAACGACGGCTCCATCGGCTACGCGGAGCTCTCCTACGCCACCGGCAACGACCTGGACACGGTCAAGCTGGACACCGGTGCCGCGGAGCCCGTCGACGCCACCGCGGACAACGCCTCCAAGGCCATCGCGGACGCCAAGGTCGTGGGCCAGGGCAAGGACCTCTCCCTGGAGCTGAACTACAAGACCGAGTCCGAGGGTGCCTACCCGATCGTCCTGGTGACGTACGAGATCGCCTGCGACAAGGGCAACAAGAAGGAGTCGCTGGACGCGACGAAGTCCTTCCTCAAGTACACCGCGAGCGAGGACGGCCAGAAGGCCCTCAAGGAGAAGGGCTACGCCCCGATCCCCGACGAGATCATCACCAAGGTCCGTTCGACCATCGACGGCCTGAGCTGA